Genomic segment of Bacteroidota bacterium:
GTGCTGATGACGACAAGAGAAAATGTAGATGCAACCCGTCGAAGGGATATGATCGTTCAAGGAGAAGCAATCGCCAAAATAGATACAACAACAACAAAGTTGACGGACGAGCAGAAAGAAAAATTAGGTGCAATGACGGGAATGAAAGAAAAATCATCCTCGGAAGCCAAAAAGAAGTTGATGGAAAAAAATCTTGCAATTGTAAGAGGTGATTATGCCGGTTTTTATAAATACCAGAGTGAAAGAAGTTTCAATGGTGAAGTGCACACTTACTATATCTTATGGGATATTATGGTTTTTATGTTTCTGGGAATGGCGTTTTTTAAAAATGGAGTGATCACAGGACTGGCACCAGTAAAAACATATTGGTTCTTATTCATTGGTGGCTTAGGTATTGGCTTGGTACTTTCTTATTTTCGGTTGCAACCGCTGATTGAACATAAGTTCAACGGATTTGAATACACAAAAAATGTTTCGTTTGAATTTTATGAAATATCCAGAACCTTCAGGGCATTGGGAATATTTGGATTGATCATGTTGTTGTATAAATCAGGTTGGTTTAAATGGTTGTTTGCATTAATGCGTCCTGTCGGGCAAATGGCATTTACTAATTACCTGATGCAATCATTTTTAGTTGGGCTGTATTTCTATGGTGTTGGCTTTGGTATGTATGGAAAACTGGAACGTCATCAGATATATTATGTAGTGGCAGCAACATGGGCACTTGAAATTGTTTGGAGCCATATCTGGTTGCATTATTTCCGTTTCGGACCGTTGGAGTGGGCCTGGAGGAGTTTAACTTATTGGAAAAAACAACCTTTTAGGAAAAACAATTCAAGTACAGAAACTACAGGAGTTGTATAATTTTTAGTTTTTAATAAATATCATTCTCTGAAAATTTAATTCAAATGATATGGCAAATGGGTCAACAACTACATTAACCGGGCCTGTATCACAACAGGAAAGAATAGTTATTCTCGATAGTCTTAGAGGCTTTGCTATTCTTGGAATATTATTAATGAATATTCCGGGCTTTTCATTACCTGGTGATCCCTATATACTCAACGAATGGGATACAATCGATTTTAAAACCTGGCATTTTGTAGAATGGTTTCCTGAAGGAACTCAAAGAGCCATCTTCTCTATGCTATTTGGTGCAGGCATTCTTCTTTTTATTGGCGGAAAAGAAAAGAGATTGGATGGAATGATGCCGGCAGATTATTTTTTTCGCCGGCAATTATGGTTAATTGTTTTTTCATTGATCGATGTTTTTATTCTTCTGTGGTCTGGTGATATATTACTCGATTATGCCTGCCTAGGAATGCTCATGTTCGCATTTCGTAATCTGCCATCAAAAAAACTATTGATTGGTGCAGGCTTCTGTTTAATTTTTATTCTCGCAAGAGAAAACCGGGATTTGTATCATGATAAAGAAATTATTCATCGCGGAGAAATGATTGCAGCCATTGATACTACTAAAACAAAACTCACTCTTGTTCAAAAAGAACAGTTGGGCGCAATGGAGGATATGAAGAAAAACAGTTCGCCTGAAAGCAGGTTAAAGCGAAGAGAAAAAGCAATAGAAAAAGTCACCGGAAATTATGAAGTGCTCTATGAATACAGAACCGGACGCTATCTTGATCAATTAGTACAATACCTGTTTCTTGAACCCTGGGATGTTTTACTTTTTATGTTTCTTGGAATGGCTTTTTTTAAAATGGGTATATTAACCGGGCAGGCTACTGTTAAAACATACTTGTGGATGTGTATAATCGGGCTAGGTGCCGGGTTAATCATTTCCTATTTCCGTCTTCAGCCAATCATTAATGCACAGTTCAACTGGTTTGAACAAACAAAGAAAATTCCATTTTCGTATTATAATGTGTCCCGTACTTTTCGTGCAATAGGCATATTAGGATTAATTATGCTGCTATATAAGTCCGGTTGGTTTAAATGGCTCTTTGCATTGCTGCGGCCCGTTGGACAAATGGCATTTACCAATTACCTTATGCAATCATTAATGTGTGGTTTGTTTTTCTATGGAATAGGTTTTGGTATGTTTGGAAAACTACAGCGACATGAAATATATTATGTAGTAGCAGCCGTATGGATAATACAAATCATTTATAGCAATATCTGGTTGCATTATTTCCGGTTTGGCCCGATGGAGTGGGCATGGAGGAGTTTAACTTATTGGAAAAAACAACCTTTCAGGAAAAATAATTCAGCGACAGTAGTTACAGAAACACCTTAACTTTCATTAAATGATTTTTATGAAAATCACTCTTTCTTCTATTGTTTTTGCTGTCATTCTTATTTCTTGCAATGAGAACAAGCAGGGTGTTAAACAATCTGCAACCTTGTATGACAGCTCCTATAAATCTGCATCTTTTCCAGAACAGGGAAGAATGGAAAAAATCATGCAGACATTTCCCATCATTGATAAAATATTTAAAGATTATGCTGACAGCAATCATTTGCCTGGTGTTGCATATGGTTTAGTGGTAGATGGCAAACTGGTTTACAAAGGCAATATCGGCTATACAGATATTGATAAAAAAATCCCTGTTACCTCATCATCATTATTCCGCATTGCAAGCATGAGTAAAAGTTTTGCAACGATGGCAATACTGAAACTACGTGATGAAGGAAAACTGAATCTTGATGATCCGGCTTATTTATATATCCCTGAATTAAAAAATTTAAAATATCCAACTGCCGATGCGCCGCATATTACTATTCGGCATTTGATGACACATGGTGCTGGTTTTCCTGAAGACAATCCCTGGGGTGATCGTCAGCTTGCAGATACCGATAAAGACTTAATTGAACTGATCGGCAAACAACTTTCATTTTCAAATCCTCCTGGCATTGCTTATGAATACAGTAATCTTGGTTTTGCATTGCTGGGAAAAATTATCACTACTGTTTCAGGAATGCGTTACCAGGATTATATCAAAAAAAATATTTTGGAACCACTGGGAATGAAAACCACCACCTATGAATATGGTGATGTTGCTCCTGATAAACTGGCACATGGCTATCGCTGGTTAAATGAAAAATGGAATGAAGAAACATTATTGCATGATACAAAAGACGGAAGCTGGGGTGCAATGGGTGCTATGATCTCTTCCATCGATGAGTTCGGAAACTATATGGCTTTTCATCTTTCTGCATGGCCCCCAAATAATGCAAAAGATGATGGTCCGATAAAAAGAAGTTCTGTAAGGGAAATGCATCATCCATGGAGATGGAATGGATTTAATCCAAACTATAAATATCCAAGCGGAAGAACCTGTGCCGTTACTTCGGCTTACTGTTATGGCTTAGGTTGGCTGAAAGACTGTGAAGGCAGAACTTATATTGCTCATAGTGGCGGCTTACCCGGTTTCGGTAGTCAATGGCGCATCATGCCGGATTATGGTATCGGTATTGTCTCATTTGCCAATAGAACTTATTCTCCAATGGGTTTTGTAAACCTGCAAATACTTGATACGCTGATAAAAATTGCAGGGCTGCAGCCGATGCAATTGCCTGCATCAAAAATTTTGGAACAACGGAAAAATGATCTGATGAAAGTATTACCAGAATGGAACAATGCAGAGCAGAGCGGAATCTTTGCTGAAAACTTTTTCCCTGATTACCCGATTGACACATTGAAAAAATATGCAAGAGATCTTTATGCTAAAGCGGGGAAAATAATCTCAGTAAAAGAGGTAAAACCGGAAAATCAATTGCGTGGTTCATTTATCATTGAAGGAGAGAAGACGAATATTGAAATTTATTTTACCCTTTCACCGGAAAATCCGCCACTGATACAGGAATATCATATAAAAGAGATTCCGAAGCAATAAAACCTTTTTTAGTTTTTATATAAAACTAATCTGTATCTTTTACCGATAGACCACCACCTTAGTTGAAACTGCTACCGGGAATAATATTTATCCTGCTTGCTGTATTTGTCTTATTAAGTTTTGGCAAAACAAGCAATGAACTATCTTACTATACCTATGCTTCGGCAGATTTTGAGAATGTAACATCCACTCCTTCTTCCAAAAAAATAATCAGTTGTGCCCCCGGAAAAACTAAAATGAATGATGCAGAAAAGATGCTGCATAAAAAGAAACAATTCTTCCCTACGCCACCGGGTACAGAAGAAATTCTTACAAATGATAACCGGCAATCAGCAGGTGTTTTACAAAATGGAATTCTTACTATAAGTCTTGAAGCAAGAGAAGGAATGTGGTTTCCAGAAACACATGAAGGAGAAGGAATAAAAGTTTATGCCTTTGCAGAAAAAGGAAAGCCTTTACAATTACCGGGGCCACAAATTCGTGTACCTGAAGGAACGATCATTAAAGCAACCATTCACAATAAACTGGATACTGTAATGACGTTACATGGCTTTTGTTCAAGGCCTGCTGTTGCTGGTGATAGTATCCTGATCAAGCCCGGTGAAACATTTGAAACATCATTTAAAGCAGGACAACCTGGAACTTATTTTTACCGTGCATCTGCCAGTAGTGAGATCAATTTTTTCGGACTTCCGCTTCCTCATTTTACCGACAGCCAATTATTCGGTGCTTTTATTATTGACCCTGCCGGTAAAAAATCAGATCCGAAAGAAAGGATCATGATGATCAGCTTATGGAATAACAATATAAAATTCGATACAACCATGCATGAGCAAGCGGCTATTAATGGTCGTACATGGCCATTTACAGAACGGCTTACTTATAAACAAGGAGAAGAAGTAAATTGGAAAGTCATCAATGCAAGTAACCAGCAACACCCGATGCACCTGCATGGTTTTTATTATACAGTAACCAGTCATGGTAATATATATAAAGATTCCGCTTCCGATAAAGAAACCATTCATAAAGCAGTAACCGAATTGTTGAACCCCGGTGAAACCATGTCATTGAGTTGGGTGCCTGAAAAACCAGGCGGCTGGTTGTTTCATTGTCATACCATATTTCATATACTACCCGAATCATTCCTTCGAAAAAAACCTAAGATGGAAGAAATGGATCCAAAAGATCTGCATGCCCATGTAACGGAAGGAATGGGTGGATTGATCATGGGATTGCAAATTTTACCATCAGAAAAAAACTGGAAGCTTATAAAATTTAAAAATGTTAAAGAACGTAATCTCACACTGATAGTAAAAGAAAAACCTAACTGGTATGATTCTGCTACTGGTAATGGGTTCATTTTATTAGAAGGAAATCAAATATCGGATGATAATGTAAATATTCCGGGCCCGAACATCGTATTGAACCGTGACGAACCTGTGTCAATAAAAGTGATCAATAAATTAAAAGAAGCAACTACTGTTCACTGGCATGGATTGGAAATTGATAGTTATTTTGATGGTGTATCCGGTTGGGGTAATTATAAAACAATGCTTGCCCCGATCATTCAACCCGGTGATTCATTTGTTGTGCATATGCGACCGCCACGTTCAGGTACTTTTATTTATCATACCCATATGCACAACCAGCAGTTATTTGCCGGTATGTATGGCGCATTGATCGTAAAAGACCCGGAGATAAGTTATGAAAGTGAAAAAAATAAAGTGATCATATTCGGTGAAAATAATTTTGGTGCCATATTTATTAATGGGAAAAAACAACCGGATACTCTCTATATAAAAAAAAGGATAAACTATCATTTAAGAATGATAAATATTACTGCGGGCTGGGCTGATATCGAAACTTCAATTCTGTATAATGATAAGCCTGTGAAATGGAAACCACTTGCAAAAGATGGAGCTGATCTGCCGATCTATCAGCAAATAATTAAACCGGCAACAAAGCAATCGGTTTCTGTAGGACAGACACTTGATTTTGCGTTTACTCCCGAAGAGCCCGGCGATTATTTGCTGCAGGTAACTTCAATGTATGGATCTCTAACACCAATTAATATGGTGATGCGGGTGAAAGAATAACCAGGATTACTTAATTATTTCTTCCAGTTGTTTTATAATGCCGCTATTCAAATAAACTATCAACCGATTTTGAAATGTTTTGAGAAAGGACAATGATTGGCAGAAAGAATACTATTGAAAAAAATTTCTTCATTTTATTTTTCTTTCACTGCTTCCCATCCTTCTTTTATTTTGCTCCAGGTAAACCCGGTGTAAACAAGTTTTACTGTACCATCTTTTTGTATTGTAAACAGGAATTTTGTTTCCCGGCCATAATGTTCAAAAGTATTGTTACCTGAATATTCAAGCGGGTAGCCACCATTGATACTGCTTTCAGCTTTGATCCAGAGCATGCCGTCTTTTTTATATAGCTCTTCTGATTTACCATCTGCTTTTTTGTAAGTTCCTGCGAGCCTGTCAATCACTGTTGCATCAGCCGGTAGTTTTTCCATCATCGTTACATTGAATAAAACCTGCTTGCCGCCATCATCATCATTTTTAATATCCAGCACTCTTCTTTTAGCTGCAGGTGAAGATGCAGATGGATCTTTCCCGATATGTTTATCACCATTGAAATAAAGCTGTGTGATCAGGGTTTGATAACCAGCTGCTGAAATAAGCAAATGAAAATGCGCAGGCCGTATGGAACCATTACCTACATCGTAAGGCACGGGTAATATTGTTTTGAAACTGTAACTTCCTTTTTCATCACAATAAGTTTTTGCCCTGTATTTAAATGCAGGCGAATCGTTATCATATACACCATCGGCACTACAATGCCAGAGTTCAACACAGGCGCCATTCAATGCAGTTTTACAATCCTTATGTTTTACCTGGCCCATTAATATTACCAGTTGTCCTTTATCCTTTTTTATACGCATATCACTGCGAACAGGTGCATCGGGGCGGTAGTAGGGCCCGAGTATATCAGTTGTGGTTTCGCAATCTCCCTCATAGTTTGTTCCGTTGAAGCGGATAAACCCTGCTGCGCTTACGGCCATTGCGGTGAGTGCGGTGTCTTTAATAAATGTTCGACGTTGCATAAAAATCTTTTAGCTGGTAAAGAAATGTTTCAGAATGATCCTGAGTAATAAGGTGTCAAAGGGTTATTGAATGTACAAATAATTTATTCGAGGTGATATTCTTTTTTCAAAACCTGCAGGAGGTTAACAGCCTGTTTAAATATTTTTTTAGCTTCTCTTCTATATCCTTTATTTATATTAATTACTGAAACGATCCTGTAATTAAACTCATTTAAAGAGTTTTTATAACCTGGTTCTAATGGCGGGCTAAGATTGGTGCGGAGAGCAATGTTTTCGGCATCAGAAAATTTTAATAACTCTATGCCAGTTAAAATTTTGGGAGCCATTTCTCTTTCAATATTAACTATACTTTGCTCCTGTTCATCTAACCGCACCAATGAACGCACAGCAGCATCATATTTAAGCAAACTGTCGATGCTGGGACGGCTTCTTATCAGGCGAAGGCCTCCTGAATTTTTTAATTGCTGCAATGTTCCATCACTGGGTGTAAGTTGAAAAAGGTTGATCCTGGGAATAGTAACAGCCAAATAATAAATCTCTTTTGTAAAGTGTGAAGCCGAATCGCTGTTTAATAAAAATAGTAAGGAATCAAGTCTTTCTTGCCGGATAATTCTACCTCCAATAAGTTCATTGATCCGTGTGGTGTCCGTTTCAATGTCCCGTATCAATGATTTAATAAATTGTTTTTCCCGTTGGTGTTCGATCATGTGCTCTCTTTGATTTTCGGCAAGAAATCCGCAGAACACAGCAAGGAACAACATAAGAAACTCCCAGAAATAATGGGTCCATTTTTTTCTTTCGGTGTGAGTGTGGGCATGTACTTCCATAAAAAATTATTTTACTCCATGTGATATTCCTTTTTCAAAATTGTAAGCAATTCGATTGCTAACTTTTTTAATTGTCCCAAATGACGATCAGCCTGATATTTATATATACCAGATTCAAACTTCAACCAGCCGGTATACTGATTCATTAATCCCGGTTCATTATTGATAGGGATATTAGTGAGGCGTAAAACAGAGTCTCTTGGTTTTACAATTGGTCCACCAAGCATCTTTTCGGATATATACATGTCAAAAACTTTAAAATGCAGGTCTTCCATTTTTGAAAATTCAACTTTCGATAAACTGTACTCCTTTTCCAGTTGACGGTTTTGTCTATCATATTCACTTATTTTGTAAGCCAGCTTATTTCCCATTATCCGCAAATTCCCTGAACTCCTGAGTTGTTCGATCGTTGTATTGTTGGAAGAAAAATATTCAACATTGGTAACAAATGAACTATAATAATATAGCATCCCATTGGTTAGACCTGGCTTATACTCTCCTTTAACCAGCAGGCAAAAAGTATCTAGTTTATGGGATACGTACTTAAGATTGCGTGACAAATCATTTAACTGGATGGTGTCCTTTTTTAATTCATCATAAAGATTGGCTGCATATATTTTTGCCCGCTGATGTTCTACCAAATGCTCCCGCTGATTTTCCACAAGAAAACCAGCACTGACGGCAAGAAACAACATAAAGAATTCCCAGAAATAATGTGTCCATTTTTTTCTTTCGGTATGTGCATGGTGGTGTACTTCCATAAATTTTTTATTCCAGATGATATTCTTTTTTTAATGCGATTATCAATAGGCTGGCGATTTTATTTAAAGGCATTAGATGTTCGTTGATACTGTTTCGCCACCACTGACCTTCCATTCTTACCCAACCCATGAGTTCTTTCATAAGCCGCGGATCATCGTTAAGCAGTGGTGGATCTAACTGGAATACTGAATCCCTGAATTTTTCGTCTCTGTGACGTGAAAAAAGATCGGCAGCAATATTTCCATCAAAGATCTTAAGACTTAAACCAATAATTGTTTCAAACTCAGTTCTAAAAAAAGTGTAATCAGATTCCAGCATCCTCAATTTCTTGTCATAATAACTTATTTTTAATGCAATGTCTGTCGGCAATATCCTTATATTACCCGAGCTTTTCAATTGCTCCAGTGTGGAGCTGCTTGATGAAAAGTAACCAGTTATACCAAGAACACTGGAGAAATAATAAAGTTTACCATTAGTTGTTCCTCCCTCGTTTTCAGTATACAACTTGCGGAGTGTGTCATACCTTTTTGAAAGAGTCAATGTCCAACTCATCAGGTGGCTTAACTCAGCCGTGTCTTCTTTAAGTTCTTTATATAAATTAGCGGCATATACTTTTGCCCGTTTATGTTCTACATAATGCTCCCGCTGATTTTCTACCAGGAACCCGGCACTAACAGCAAGAAACAACATAAAGAACTCCCAAAAATAATGTGTCCATTTTTTTCTTTCGGTGTGTGAGTGGTGGTGTACTTCCATAAAAGTATTTTATTCAAGATGATATTCCTCCTTTAGTATTTCCAATAAATTATTTGCTTGTCTCAAAAATACACGGGCATCTCTTCTTATTGCTTTATTGAGTGCTTTCATTGAATACATTCTGTAATTCCAATGTTGCAATTCCTTTTGTGTAAAGGCCAATAATTTAGGGTCTCCGTTAAGGAGTCTTGATACATTATTATTTGAATCAAGCATTTGATCAAAGATGCGTGCATCAAAAATATTTGGAGCAGTTTCACGGTAATCATTGATCAGCGTTTCTTCTAATTCGCCTTGCCTGGACAAAAATCGTATCGTTACATCATACTTTGCAATGCTGTCCGCTACATGATGTTTGCGTATCAGTCGCAAACCGCCGGATTTTAATTGTTGTATAGTTCCATCGTTTGGTATAAAACGAATGATATTAGTTCGGGCCGCAGTTACCGCAAAAAGATAAATATCCTTTGCGTAATTACCCGGTGAAGGGCTGTTTAATAAAAGTTCGAGGGAATCTAACCGGCTTTCTCTTACTGTACGATTGAATATAATAGTATTCAATCTTGCAGTGTCTGACTTTATATCATTCACCAGTGAATTGATAAACTGCCTCTCTCTGTTTTTTTCAATTTTATGCTCCAATTGGTATTCTGCCAAAAAACCGCAGAACACAGCAAGAAATAACATGATGAATTCCCAGAAGTAATGTGTCCATTTTTTTCTTGCAGTATGTGCATGGTGATGTACTTCCATTGCTAATCTTTTTTAAAATAGCTGTACAGGAATGCGGCGGCAAATCCTACAATGATATAAATGATCATCCGGATGATCCTTCCTTTGGTTTGGGGATTCATAAAAAATATTTTATAATGAAAGATAATAAATCAAAAGCTTTTTAGCTCTGCTGTTCCGGGACCTTTTAATGATTGGCCGCTGCGTGTACCTGTTTGTACCCCGTTTTCTAAAACCAGTTTTCCATTTACCAACACATATTTAAATCCGGCAGAGTATTGATGCGGGTTTTCAAATGTTGCTTTATCACTTACCTCTGCTTCACTAAAAATAACAATATCAGCCGCGTAGCCTTCTTTCAGTAATCCACGATCTTTCAGTTGAAACTTTTGTGCAGCCAATGATGTCATTCTTCGTATTGCTTCCTCCAGTGTTATAATTTTTTCTTCTCTTACATATTTACCCAGCACCCTTGCATTTGTTCCATATGCTCTTGGATGCGGCATACTCTTTCCCGGCGTTGGTACACCAGCATCAGCGCCTACCATATTAAAAGGATATTTCATAATGAAGCGAACATCATCTTCATTCATGCCATGATAAACCATTTGTGCGCCACCGGCTTTCATCATATCCAGTATCGTTTCTGCTTCTTCTCTGGCTTTTGACTTTCTTCCTTTTAGTTTATTTATTTCTGAAATATTTTTCCCGTTCAGGGTTGTATCAGCAGCATGATTGGCTACAACAGCATAACTGTAATTCTTGTATTTATATTCTTTTAGCTGCGCCAGCATATCATCAATAATTTTTTTATGCATAACAGGATCTGCAATTCTTGTTTTCAGCGAATCTTGTCCTCCCGCCATTGCCCAATCGGGTAATCGAACGCCGAGATTTGTACTGCTTGCTGTATAAGGATATTGATCGATGGTAACATCGTATCCTTCTTTTCTTGCTGCTTCTATCAATGGCAATGTTTCTTTACTCCTTCCCCAGTTGGCACGATGACTTACTTTAAAATGCGATATCTGTACAGGAATATTTGCCTGCTTGCCAATATTGATCGCCTCGTTAATGGCATCCACCACTTTTGTTTCTTCATTGCGAATATGCGATGCATAAACGCCATTATATAAAGCTGCTGCTTTTGCAAGACCAATCACTTCTTCAGTATTACTATACATGCCGGGTAAATAAATAAGGCCTGTCGATAAACCAACTGCTCCATCTTTCATAGCCTGCTGTACCAACTCTTCCATTTTCTTTTGTTCCCCAGGTGTGGCAAGCCGGTTATCAAGTCCCATTGCCTGCCTTCTTACCGTATTATGTCCTATAAGAGATGCTACATTTATAGAAGGTTTGAGGCTATCAATCCGCATAAAGAATTTTTTCAGATCATCTGCTGAACCTCCACAATTGCCGGTAATAACTGTAGTAACTCCATCGTATATATAATTACCTGCTGCGGGATTTTCGAATATGCCACCTTCAATATGTCCATGTACATCAATAAAACCTGGTGCTACTATCAATCCTTTTGCATCGATAGTTTTTGTGGCTGTTGCAGTTTGTAATTTTCCAATAGCAGCGATCTTTCCATCTTTTACAGCTATATCAGCATAATACCAGCTATTACCGGCGCCATCAATTATTTTTCCATTGCGGATAAGAAGATCATAGTTCGTTTGTGAATAGCTTTTAAAAAAAGCGAAAAGCAGCAGTAATGTAAAAATTGATTTCATGTTATTAATCTTTAGCTCCTTTATCACCTATAAACCATTGCTCCTTGTTTTTAAATAAAACATTGAACGTAGTAAGTGAACCATAACAGCGGGTAATGTATTGCTGAATATTTACTTTCTCTTCATCATTGAGGGTTTTGCTGCTGTTGATATTTTGTTCCAACACACGAAGTCTGTCTCGCAGCATTACGATCTTGTGAAAAAAATCTTCCATGGGAATTTCTTTTGGCTTCAGCGATTTATCCAATGGCTGCAACAGCATCGTTCCTCTTATCCATTTTTCTCCCAACGGAACTACTTCGCTTAGTCCTCCCCAAAGGCGCAAAATTTTCAGCAACGATTTTTCAACTTCGCTATGCGTTTCTATCTCTTCTGTTACATTTTCAGGAATGATCTCTTCCAGCTTATTATCTGTTTTATCTACTTCCTTAATACCATGATTGATAAATGATATCAAATAACTGGCATACCGGATACCCACAATAACACCGGGTCCGAAATGAGTATGTTGCAGTCTTGTGCCTATACCAAGTGTAGTTTGCTCCATGGTTAAAATTTTTCTTACCAAATATAGCAGCAGTTTTTCTTGTTTATTCCGCTTTTACATTGAAAAAAATAATATTTTCAGGAAATAGAAGTCTATCATCATGTACACACAGAAAGAAGTAAATGGAAACATTATTTCTGGGCGTTAATAGTTAATCAGTTTCTGAACAGATTCGCCCAGTCTTGACTTCGCCATAAAATTCTTCTCCAGTTCAATATTAAATGGAATAGGGGTATCAAGTGATGCGCAACGTAGCACAGGTGCATCCAGCATAGCAAAACAATTTTCTGCTATCCATGCTGCAATTTCGCCGCCGATTCCACTAATTAACGTGTCTTCATGCAAGATCAAAACCCTTCCGGTTCTTTGAACTGCTTCACGAATAGCAAAATAATCCAATGGAGCTAATGTTCTTAAATCTAAAATATCTATGGAAATTTCAGGATGCTCGGCTGCATAATCTTCAGCCCAGTGTACGCCGGCACCATAAGTAATAATTGAAACCTCCTCTCCTTCTCTTACATGCCTTGCTTTACCGATCTCAATTTCATAATAATCCTCGGGTACTGGTCCACTTACTGAACGATACAATGCTTTATGTTCAAAATACATTACAGGGTTTGGATCGTTGATGGCAGCGATCAATAATCCTTTTGCATCTATTGGTGTGGAAGGATAAACAACTTTCAATCCAGGTACTTTTGTAAACCAGGCCTCATTGCTTTGTGAATGGAAGGGACCAGCGCCGACACCTCCGCCTGTTGGCATGCGAATAACAACATCTGCATTTTGCCCCCATCGATAATGGATCTTTGCGAGATTATTTACGATCTGGTTAAAACCAACTGTAACAAAATCTGCAAACTGCATTTCCATCATGCTCTTATATCCTTCCAATGATAAACCCAATGCGGCGCCAACAATTGCACTTTCACAAAGCGGGGTATTTCTCACTCTTTCTTTTCCAAATTCCTGGACAAATCCTTCTGTGATTTTAAATGCGCCACCATATTCTGCAATATCCTGTCCCATGAGTATAAGATTAGGATGCTGTTGCATAGATTGCTTCAATCCTTCATTGATAGCATCAATCATTCTTTTTTCCTGAGATGTGAAAGATGAAACGTGAAAAGGTTCGGAATTATCTATGATCTTCACATTTGATGTTTCTCTTTTCACTGCGTACACATCTTCCATTTCTTCTTCAGTATCCGCAATAACAGATTTTGTATTAAATCCGGTCGCCAACTCAGCTTCGATCTTATCCTTAAACTCATTTCTTATATCTGCCGCTTTCATTTCATTCAACACCCCGGCTTCAATAAGATATCGTTCATAATTTTTTATCGGATCTTTTTGTTCCCACAAACGAAACAGATCCTGCGGAACATATTTGGTACCACTG
This window contains:
- a CDS encoding D-aminoacylase, with the translated sequence MKSIFTLLLLFAFFKSYSQTNYDLLIRNGKIIDGAGNSWYYADIAVKDGKIAAIGKLQTATATKTIDAKGLIVAPGFIDVHGHIEGGIFENPAAGNYIYDGVTTVITGNCGGSADDLKKFFMRIDSLKPSINVASLIGHNTVRRQAMGLDNRLATPGEQKKMEELVQQAMKDGAVGLSTGLIYLPGMYSNTEEVIGLAKAAALYNGVYASHIRNEETKVVDAINEAINIGKQANIPVQISHFKVSHRANWGRSKETLPLIEAARKEGYDVTIDQYPYTASSTNLGVRLPDWAMAGGQDSLKTRIADPVMHKKIIDDMLAQLKEYKYKNYSYAVVANHAADTTLNGKNISEINKLKGRKSKAREEAETILDMMKAGGAQMVYHGMNEDDVRFIMKYPFNMVGADAGVPTPGKSMPHPRAYGTNARVLGKYVREEKIITLEEAIRRMTSLAAQKFQLKDRGLLKEGYAADIVIFSEAEVSDKATFENPHQYSAGFKYVLVNGKLVLENGVQTGTRSGQSLKGPGTAELKSF
- a CDS encoding dehydrogenase, with product MTFDRKDLSNEQLVQFYRSLLWPRMIEEKMLVLLRQGKISKWFSGIGQEAIAVGATLALQEDEWIMPLHRNLGVFTTRNMPLNKLFMQWQGAQEGYSKGRERSFHFGNKEHHICGMISHLGPQLAIADGVALAHKLRKENKISLAFTGDGGTSEGDFHEALNVAAVWDLPVIFIIENNGYGLSTPVNEQYRCISLVDKAKGYGMEGVSIDGNNILDVYDTIKGVRQYCIKNQKPYLIECMTFRMRGHEEASGTKYVPQDLFRLWEQKDPIKNYERYLIEAGVLNEMKAADIRNEFKDKIEAELATGFNTKSVIADTEEEMEDVYAVKRETSNVKIIDNSEPFHVSSFTSQEKRMIDAINEGLKQSMQQHPNLILMGQDIAEYGGAFKITEGFVQEFGKERVRNTPLCESAIVGAALGLSLEGYKSMMEMQFADFVTVGFNQIVNNLAKIHYRWGQNADVVIRMPTGGGVGAGPFHSQSNEAWFTKVPGLKVVYPSTPIDAKGLLIAAINDPNPVMYFEHKALYRSVSGPVPEDYYEIEIGKARHVREGEEVSIITYGAGVHWAEDYAAEHPEISIDILDLRTLAPLDYFAIREAVQRTGRVLILHEDTLISGIGGEIAAWIAENCFAMLDAPVLRCASLDTPIPFNIELEKNFMAKSRLGESVQKLINY